One stretch of Molothrus aeneus isolate 106 chromosome 2, BPBGC_Maene_1.0, whole genome shotgun sequence DNA includes these proteins:
- the PCDH9 gene encoding protocadherin-9 isoform X5: protein MDLRDFYLLAALIACLRLDSAIAQELIYTIREELPENVPIGNIPKDLNISHINAATGTSASLVYRLVSKAGDAPLVKVSSNTGEIFTTSNRIDREKLCAGASYAEENECFFELEVVILPNDFFRLIKIKIIVKDTNDNAPMFPSPVINISIPENTLINSRFPIPSATDPDTGFNGVQHYELLNGQSVFGLDIVETPEGEKWPQLIVQQNLDREQKDTYVMKIKVEDGGTPQKSSTAILQVTVSDVNDNRPVFKESQVEVHIPENAPVGTSVIQLHATDADIGSNAEIRYIFGAQVAPATKRFFALNNTTGLITVQRSLDREETAIHKVTVLASDGSSTPARATVTINVTDVNDNPPNIDLRYIISPINGTVYLSEKDPINTKIALITVSDKDTDVNGKVICFIEREVPFHLKAVYDNQYLLETSSLLDYEGTKEFSFKIVASDSGKPSLNQTALVRVKLEDENDNPPIFSQPVIELSVSENNRRGLYLTTISATDEDSGKNADIVYQLGPNASFFDLDRKTGVLTASRVFDREEQERFIFTVTARDNGTPPLQSQAAVIVTVLDENDNSPKFTHNHFQFFVSENLPKYSTVGVITVTDADAGENKAVTLSILNDNENFVLDPYSGVIKSNVSFDREQQSSYTFDVKAVDGGQPPRSSTAKVTINVMDVNDNSPVVIYPPSNTSFKLVPLSAIPGSVVAEVFAVDIDTGMNAELKYTIVSGNNKGLFRIDPVTGNITLEEKPTPNDVGLHRLVVNISDLGYPKSLHTLVLVFLYVNDTAGNASYIYDLIRRTMETPLDRNIGDSSQPYQNEDYLTIMIAIVAGAMVVIVVIFVTVLVRCRHASRFKAAQRSKQGAEWMSPNQENKQNKKKKRKKRKSPKSSLLNFVTIEESKPDDAVHEPINGTISLPAELEEQSIGRFDWGTAPPSTFKPNSPDLAKHYKSASPQSAFHLKPDTPVSVKKHHVIQELPLDNTFVGGCDTLSKRSSTSSDHFSASECSSQGGFKTKGPLHTRQPQDEFYDQASPDKRTEADGNSDPNSDD, encoded by the coding sequence ATGGACCTGAGGGATTTTTACCTGTTGGCCGCTTTGATTGCCTGTTTAAGGCTGGATTCTGCTATAGCTCAAGAACTTATTTACACTATTAGAGAGGAGCTGCCTGAAAACGTGCCCATAGGGAACATACCAAAGGACCTGAACATTTCTCATATCAATGCTGCCACAGGGACCAGTGCCAGCCTTGTCTACAGACTGGTGTCTAAAGCAGGGGATGCACCTCTGGTCAAAGTGTCCAGTAACACGGGGGAAATCTTTACAACATCTAACAGAATAGACAGAGAAAAACTATGTGCTGGAGCTTCCtatgcagaagaaaatgagtGTTTCTTTGAACTTGAAGTGGTGATTCTCCCCAATGACTTTTTTAGGctgatcaaaataaaaatcattgtAAAGGATACTAATGACAATGCGCCTATGTTTCCATCCCCTGTCATCAATATCTCCATCCCAGAAAACACTCTGATCAACAGTCGCTTTCCAATCCCATCAGCAACAGATCCTGACACAGGTTTCAATGGTGTGCAGCATTATGAGTTGTTAAATGGGCAGAGTGTCTTTGGACTGGATATTGTAGAAACTCCAGAAGGGGAGAAATGGCCTCAGCTGATTGTGCAGCAGAACTTGGACAGAGAGCAAAAGGACACCTACGTGATGAAAATCAAAGTGGAGGATGGAGGTACCCCCCAGAAATCCAGCACAGCTATCCTGCAAGTCACAGTAAGTGATGTCAATGATAACAGGCCAGTCTTTAAAGAGAGCCAAGTAGAGGTCCATATACCAGAGAATGCCCCTGTAGGCACCTCTGTAATTCAGCTTCATGCTACAGATGCTGATATAGGAAGCAATGCAGAAATCAGATATATTTTTGGTGCCCAAGTCGCCCCTGCAACCAAAAGATTTTTTGCTTTAAACAACACCACAGGGCTGATTACAGTTCAGAGGTCCTTAGATCGAGAAGAGACTGCTATTCACAAAGTGACAGTGCTGGCTAGTGATGGTAGCTCTACACCAGCCCGGGCAACTGTCACCATCAATGTCACTGATGTAAATGATAACCCTCCTAACATAGACCTCAGGTACATAATAAGTCCCATCAATGGCACAGTGTACTTATCTGAGAAAGATCCCATCAATACAAAGATTGCCCTAATTACGGTTTCAGATAAGGACACTGATGTGAATGGCAAAGTGATCTGTTTCATTGAGAGAGAGGTCCCCTTCCACTTGAAAGCAGTTTACGACAACCAGTATTTGTTAGAGACCTCTTCCTTGTTGGACTATGAGGGCACCAAAGAATTCAGCTTTAAAATTGTGGCTTCTGATTCTGGCAAGCCCAGCTTGAACCAGACTGCCCTGGTAAGAGTTAAGCTGGAGGATGAAAATGACAACCCTCCGATTTTCAGCCAGCCTGTAATTGAGCTGTCAGTTTCAGAAAACAACCGGCGTGGTCTATACTTAACAACTATTAGTGCCACAGATGAAGACAGTGGGAAAAATGCAGACATTGTTTATCAGCTTGGTCCTAATGCCTCCTTTTTCGATCTGGATCGAAAGACAGGAGTTTTGACAGCCTCCAGAGTTTTTgacagagaagagcaggaaCGTTTCATTTTCACTGTTACAGCCCGAGATAACGGCACCCCTCCTTTGCAGAGTCAGGCAGCTGTAATTGTTACTGTGTTGGATGAAAATGACAACAGTCCCAAATTTACTCACAATCATTTCCAGTTTTTCGTATCAGAGAACTTACCAAAGTATAGCACGGTGGGGGTGATTACAGTGACTGATGCAGATGCTGGGGAAAATAAAGCAGTGACCCTTTCCATCCTGAATGACAATGAAAACTTTGTGCTGGATCCGTACTCTGGAGTTATAAAGTCCAATGTTTCTTTTGATCGAGAACAGCAGAGCTCTTACACCTTTGATGTTAAGGCAGTGGATGGAGGGCAACCTCCTCGCTCTTCTACAGCAAAAGTAACAATAAACGTGATGGATGTTAATGATAACAGTCCTGTTGTCATCTACCCACCTTCTAATACTTCTTTTAAGCTAGTGCCACTCTCAGCAATCCCAGGATCGGTGGTAGCCGAAGTCTTTGCTGTGGATATAGACACTGGCATGAACGCTGAGCTGAAGTACACGATTGTAAGCGGCAATAACAAGGGTTTGTTTCGGATTGATCCAGTGACAGGTAATATCACTCTGGAAGAAAAACCAACTCCTAATGACGTGGGCCTGCATCGCTTAGTTGTCAACATAAGTGATTTGGGttatcccaaatccctgcataCTCTTGTGcttgtatttttatatgtaaatgATACTGCTGGAAATGCCTCTTACATTTATGACTTGATACGCAGGACTATGGAAACACCTTTGGATCGGAACATAGGGGACAGTAGCCAACCCTACCAAAATGAGGACTATCTCACAATCATGATCGCTATTGTGGCGGGTGCCATGGTTGTCATAGTGGTGATATTTGTCACGGTTCTTGTTCGTTGTCGACATGCATCCAGATTCAaagctgcccagaggagcaAGCAAGGTGCTGAGTGGATGTCTCCCAAtcaggaaaacaagcaaaacaagaaaaagaaaaggaagaaaaggaaatctcCAAAGAGCTCTCTTTTGAACTTTGTGACCATTGAGGAGTCCAAACCTGATGATGCAGTTCATGAACCTATCAACGGGACAATAAgccttccagcagagctggaggagcaaAGTATAGGAAGATTTGATTGGGGCACAGCACCACCATCAACCTTTAAGCCTAACAGTCCTGATCTTGCCAAGCATTACAAGTCTGCCTCTCCGCAGTCTGCTTTTCATCTCAAACCTGACACTCCAGTTTCAGTGAAAAAGCACCATGTGATTCAGGAACTCCCGTTGGACAACACCTTTGTTGGTGGTTGTGACACCCTTTCCAAACGCTCTTCCACTAGTTCAGATCACTTCAGTGCCTCAGAGTGCAGTTCCCAAGGAGGCTTCAAGACAAAGGGCCCCTTACACACCAGACAG
- the PCDH9 gene encoding protocadherin-9 isoform X4 produces the protein MDLRDFYLLAALIACLRLDSAIAQELIYTIREELPENVPIGNIPKDLNISHINAATGTSASLVYRLVSKAGDAPLVKVSSNTGEIFTTSNRIDREKLCAGASYAEENECFFELEVVILPNDFFRLIKIKIIVKDTNDNAPMFPSPVINISIPENTLINSRFPIPSATDPDTGFNGVQHYELLNGQSVFGLDIVETPEGEKWPQLIVQQNLDREQKDTYVMKIKVEDGGTPQKSSTAILQVTVSDVNDNRPVFKESQVEVHIPENAPVGTSVIQLHATDADIGSNAEIRYIFGAQVAPATKRFFALNNTTGLITVQRSLDREETAIHKVTVLASDGSSTPARATVTINVTDVNDNPPNIDLRYIISPINGTVYLSEKDPINTKIALITVSDKDTDVNGKVICFIEREVPFHLKAVYDNQYLLETSSLLDYEGTKEFSFKIVASDSGKPSLNQTALVRVKLEDENDNPPIFSQPVIELSVSENNRRGLYLTTISATDEDSGKNADIVYQLGPNASFFDLDRKTGVLTASRVFDREEQERFIFTVTARDNGTPPLQSQAAVIVTVLDENDNSPKFTHNHFQFFVSENLPKYSTVGVITVTDADAGENKAVTLSILNDNENFVLDPYSGVIKSNVSFDREQQSSYTFDVKAVDGGQPPRSSTAKVTINVMDVNDNSPVVIYPPSNTSFKLVPLSAIPGSVVAEVFAVDIDTGMNAELKYTIVSGNNKGLFRIDPVTGNITLEEKPTPNDVGLHRLVVNISDLGYPKSLHTLVLVFLYVNDTAGNASYIYDLIRRTMETPLDRNIGDSSQPYQNEDYLTIMIAIVAGAMVVIVVIFVTVLVRCRHASRFKAAQRSKQGAEWMSPNQENKQNKKKKRKKRKSPKSSLLNFVTIEESKPDDAVHEPINGTISLPAELEEQSIGRFDWGTAPPSTFKPNSPDLAKHYKSASPQSAFHLKPDTPVSVKKHHVIQELPLDNTFVGGCDTLSKRSSTSSDHFSASECSSQGGFKTKGPLHTRQALNFGDMLKYLWEIWVPDKPWVSQRRVTFHLPDGSQESCSDSGLGDHEPVGGGTLISHPLPLVQPQDEFYDQASPDKRTEADGNSDPNSDD, from the coding sequence ATGGACCTGAGGGATTTTTACCTGTTGGCCGCTTTGATTGCCTGTTTAAGGCTGGATTCTGCTATAGCTCAAGAACTTATTTACACTATTAGAGAGGAGCTGCCTGAAAACGTGCCCATAGGGAACATACCAAAGGACCTGAACATTTCTCATATCAATGCTGCCACAGGGACCAGTGCCAGCCTTGTCTACAGACTGGTGTCTAAAGCAGGGGATGCACCTCTGGTCAAAGTGTCCAGTAACACGGGGGAAATCTTTACAACATCTAACAGAATAGACAGAGAAAAACTATGTGCTGGAGCTTCCtatgcagaagaaaatgagtGTTTCTTTGAACTTGAAGTGGTGATTCTCCCCAATGACTTTTTTAGGctgatcaaaataaaaatcattgtAAAGGATACTAATGACAATGCGCCTATGTTTCCATCCCCTGTCATCAATATCTCCATCCCAGAAAACACTCTGATCAACAGTCGCTTTCCAATCCCATCAGCAACAGATCCTGACACAGGTTTCAATGGTGTGCAGCATTATGAGTTGTTAAATGGGCAGAGTGTCTTTGGACTGGATATTGTAGAAACTCCAGAAGGGGAGAAATGGCCTCAGCTGATTGTGCAGCAGAACTTGGACAGAGAGCAAAAGGACACCTACGTGATGAAAATCAAAGTGGAGGATGGAGGTACCCCCCAGAAATCCAGCACAGCTATCCTGCAAGTCACAGTAAGTGATGTCAATGATAACAGGCCAGTCTTTAAAGAGAGCCAAGTAGAGGTCCATATACCAGAGAATGCCCCTGTAGGCACCTCTGTAATTCAGCTTCATGCTACAGATGCTGATATAGGAAGCAATGCAGAAATCAGATATATTTTTGGTGCCCAAGTCGCCCCTGCAACCAAAAGATTTTTTGCTTTAAACAACACCACAGGGCTGATTACAGTTCAGAGGTCCTTAGATCGAGAAGAGACTGCTATTCACAAAGTGACAGTGCTGGCTAGTGATGGTAGCTCTACACCAGCCCGGGCAACTGTCACCATCAATGTCACTGATGTAAATGATAACCCTCCTAACATAGACCTCAGGTACATAATAAGTCCCATCAATGGCACAGTGTACTTATCTGAGAAAGATCCCATCAATACAAAGATTGCCCTAATTACGGTTTCAGATAAGGACACTGATGTGAATGGCAAAGTGATCTGTTTCATTGAGAGAGAGGTCCCCTTCCACTTGAAAGCAGTTTACGACAACCAGTATTTGTTAGAGACCTCTTCCTTGTTGGACTATGAGGGCACCAAAGAATTCAGCTTTAAAATTGTGGCTTCTGATTCTGGCAAGCCCAGCTTGAACCAGACTGCCCTGGTAAGAGTTAAGCTGGAGGATGAAAATGACAACCCTCCGATTTTCAGCCAGCCTGTAATTGAGCTGTCAGTTTCAGAAAACAACCGGCGTGGTCTATACTTAACAACTATTAGTGCCACAGATGAAGACAGTGGGAAAAATGCAGACATTGTTTATCAGCTTGGTCCTAATGCCTCCTTTTTCGATCTGGATCGAAAGACAGGAGTTTTGACAGCCTCCAGAGTTTTTgacagagaagagcaggaaCGTTTCATTTTCACTGTTACAGCCCGAGATAACGGCACCCCTCCTTTGCAGAGTCAGGCAGCTGTAATTGTTACTGTGTTGGATGAAAATGACAACAGTCCCAAATTTACTCACAATCATTTCCAGTTTTTCGTATCAGAGAACTTACCAAAGTATAGCACGGTGGGGGTGATTACAGTGACTGATGCAGATGCTGGGGAAAATAAAGCAGTGACCCTTTCCATCCTGAATGACAATGAAAACTTTGTGCTGGATCCGTACTCTGGAGTTATAAAGTCCAATGTTTCTTTTGATCGAGAACAGCAGAGCTCTTACACCTTTGATGTTAAGGCAGTGGATGGAGGGCAACCTCCTCGCTCTTCTACAGCAAAAGTAACAATAAACGTGATGGATGTTAATGATAACAGTCCTGTTGTCATCTACCCACCTTCTAATACTTCTTTTAAGCTAGTGCCACTCTCAGCAATCCCAGGATCGGTGGTAGCCGAAGTCTTTGCTGTGGATATAGACACTGGCATGAACGCTGAGCTGAAGTACACGATTGTAAGCGGCAATAACAAGGGTTTGTTTCGGATTGATCCAGTGACAGGTAATATCACTCTGGAAGAAAAACCAACTCCTAATGACGTGGGCCTGCATCGCTTAGTTGTCAACATAAGTGATTTGGGttatcccaaatccctgcataCTCTTGTGcttgtatttttatatgtaaatgATACTGCTGGAAATGCCTCTTACATTTATGACTTGATACGCAGGACTATGGAAACACCTTTGGATCGGAACATAGGGGACAGTAGCCAACCCTACCAAAATGAGGACTATCTCACAATCATGATCGCTATTGTGGCGGGTGCCATGGTTGTCATAGTGGTGATATTTGTCACGGTTCTTGTTCGTTGTCGACATGCATCCAGATTCAaagctgcccagaggagcaAGCAAGGTGCTGAGTGGATGTCTCCCAAtcaggaaaacaagcaaaacaagaaaaagaaaaggaagaaaaggaaatctcCAAAGAGCTCTCTTTTGAACTTTGTGACCATTGAGGAGTCCAAACCTGATGATGCAGTTCATGAACCTATCAACGGGACAATAAgccttccagcagagctggaggagcaaAGTATAGGAAGATTTGATTGGGGCACAGCACCACCATCAACCTTTAAGCCTAACAGTCCTGATCTTGCCAAGCATTACAAGTCTGCCTCTCCGCAGTCTGCTTTTCATCTCAAACCTGACACTCCAGTTTCAGTGAAAAAGCACCATGTGATTCAGGAACTCCCGTTGGACAACACCTTTGTTGGTGGTTGTGACACCCTTTCCAAACGCTCTTCCACTAGTTCAGATCACTTCAGTGCCTCAGAGTGCAGTTCCCAAGGAGGCTTCAAGACAAAGGGCCCCTTACACACCAGACAG
- the PCDH9 gene encoding protocadherin-9 isoform X6: MDLRDFYLLAALIACLRLDSAIAQELIYTIREELPENVPIGNIPKDLNISHINAATGTSASLVYRLVSKAGDAPLVKVSSNTGEIFTTSNRIDREKLCAGASYAEENECFFELEVVILPNDFFRLIKIKIIVKDTNDNAPMFPSPVINISIPENTLINSRFPIPSATDPDTGFNGVQHYELLNGQSVFGLDIVETPEGEKWPQLIVQQNLDREQKDTYVMKIKVEDGGTPQKSSTAILQVTVSDVNDNRPVFKESQVEVHIPENAPVGTSVIQLHATDADIGSNAEIRYIFGAQVAPATKRFFALNNTTGLITVQRSLDREETAIHKVTVLASDGSSTPARATVTINVTDVNDNPPNIDLRYIISPINGTVYLSEKDPINTKIALITVSDKDTDVNGKVICFIEREVPFHLKAVYDNQYLLETSSLLDYEGTKEFSFKIVASDSGKPSLNQTALVRVKLEDENDNPPIFSQPVIELSVSENNRRGLYLTTISATDEDSGKNADIVYQLGPNASFFDLDRKTGVLTASRVFDREEQERFIFTVTARDNGTPPLQSQAAVIVTVLDENDNSPKFTHNHFQFFVSENLPKYSTVGVITVTDADAGENKAVTLSILNDNENFVLDPYSGVIKSNVSFDREQQSSYTFDVKAVDGGQPPRSSTAKVTINVMDVNDNSPVVIYPPSNTSFKLVPLSAIPGSVVAEVFAVDIDTGMNAELKYTIVSGNNKGLFRIDPVTGNITLEEKPTPNDVGLHRLVVNISDLGYPKSLHTLVLVFLYVNDTAGNASYIYDLIRRTMETPLDRNIGDSSQPYQNEDYLTIMIAIVAGAMVVIVVIFVTVLVRCRHASRFKAAQRSKQGAEWMSPNQENKQNKKKKRKKRKSPKSSLLNFVTIEESKPDDAVHEPINGTISLPAELEEQSIGRFDWGTAPPSTFKPNSPDLAKHYKSASPQSAFHLKPDTPVSVKKHHVIQELPLDNTFVGGCDTLSKRSSTSSDHFSASECSSQGGFKTKGPLHTRQCSPSSP; the protein is encoded by the coding sequence ATGGACCTGAGGGATTTTTACCTGTTGGCCGCTTTGATTGCCTGTTTAAGGCTGGATTCTGCTATAGCTCAAGAACTTATTTACACTATTAGAGAGGAGCTGCCTGAAAACGTGCCCATAGGGAACATACCAAAGGACCTGAACATTTCTCATATCAATGCTGCCACAGGGACCAGTGCCAGCCTTGTCTACAGACTGGTGTCTAAAGCAGGGGATGCACCTCTGGTCAAAGTGTCCAGTAACACGGGGGAAATCTTTACAACATCTAACAGAATAGACAGAGAAAAACTATGTGCTGGAGCTTCCtatgcagaagaaaatgagtGTTTCTTTGAACTTGAAGTGGTGATTCTCCCCAATGACTTTTTTAGGctgatcaaaataaaaatcattgtAAAGGATACTAATGACAATGCGCCTATGTTTCCATCCCCTGTCATCAATATCTCCATCCCAGAAAACACTCTGATCAACAGTCGCTTTCCAATCCCATCAGCAACAGATCCTGACACAGGTTTCAATGGTGTGCAGCATTATGAGTTGTTAAATGGGCAGAGTGTCTTTGGACTGGATATTGTAGAAACTCCAGAAGGGGAGAAATGGCCTCAGCTGATTGTGCAGCAGAACTTGGACAGAGAGCAAAAGGACACCTACGTGATGAAAATCAAAGTGGAGGATGGAGGTACCCCCCAGAAATCCAGCACAGCTATCCTGCAAGTCACAGTAAGTGATGTCAATGATAACAGGCCAGTCTTTAAAGAGAGCCAAGTAGAGGTCCATATACCAGAGAATGCCCCTGTAGGCACCTCTGTAATTCAGCTTCATGCTACAGATGCTGATATAGGAAGCAATGCAGAAATCAGATATATTTTTGGTGCCCAAGTCGCCCCTGCAACCAAAAGATTTTTTGCTTTAAACAACACCACAGGGCTGATTACAGTTCAGAGGTCCTTAGATCGAGAAGAGACTGCTATTCACAAAGTGACAGTGCTGGCTAGTGATGGTAGCTCTACACCAGCCCGGGCAACTGTCACCATCAATGTCACTGATGTAAATGATAACCCTCCTAACATAGACCTCAGGTACATAATAAGTCCCATCAATGGCACAGTGTACTTATCTGAGAAAGATCCCATCAATACAAAGATTGCCCTAATTACGGTTTCAGATAAGGACACTGATGTGAATGGCAAAGTGATCTGTTTCATTGAGAGAGAGGTCCCCTTCCACTTGAAAGCAGTTTACGACAACCAGTATTTGTTAGAGACCTCTTCCTTGTTGGACTATGAGGGCACCAAAGAATTCAGCTTTAAAATTGTGGCTTCTGATTCTGGCAAGCCCAGCTTGAACCAGACTGCCCTGGTAAGAGTTAAGCTGGAGGATGAAAATGACAACCCTCCGATTTTCAGCCAGCCTGTAATTGAGCTGTCAGTTTCAGAAAACAACCGGCGTGGTCTATACTTAACAACTATTAGTGCCACAGATGAAGACAGTGGGAAAAATGCAGACATTGTTTATCAGCTTGGTCCTAATGCCTCCTTTTTCGATCTGGATCGAAAGACAGGAGTTTTGACAGCCTCCAGAGTTTTTgacagagaagagcaggaaCGTTTCATTTTCACTGTTACAGCCCGAGATAACGGCACCCCTCCTTTGCAGAGTCAGGCAGCTGTAATTGTTACTGTGTTGGATGAAAATGACAACAGTCCCAAATTTACTCACAATCATTTCCAGTTTTTCGTATCAGAGAACTTACCAAAGTATAGCACGGTGGGGGTGATTACAGTGACTGATGCAGATGCTGGGGAAAATAAAGCAGTGACCCTTTCCATCCTGAATGACAATGAAAACTTTGTGCTGGATCCGTACTCTGGAGTTATAAAGTCCAATGTTTCTTTTGATCGAGAACAGCAGAGCTCTTACACCTTTGATGTTAAGGCAGTGGATGGAGGGCAACCTCCTCGCTCTTCTACAGCAAAAGTAACAATAAACGTGATGGATGTTAATGATAACAGTCCTGTTGTCATCTACCCACCTTCTAATACTTCTTTTAAGCTAGTGCCACTCTCAGCAATCCCAGGATCGGTGGTAGCCGAAGTCTTTGCTGTGGATATAGACACTGGCATGAACGCTGAGCTGAAGTACACGATTGTAAGCGGCAATAACAAGGGTTTGTTTCGGATTGATCCAGTGACAGGTAATATCACTCTGGAAGAAAAACCAACTCCTAATGACGTGGGCCTGCATCGCTTAGTTGTCAACATAAGTGATTTGGGttatcccaaatccctgcataCTCTTGTGcttgtatttttatatgtaaatgATACTGCTGGAAATGCCTCTTACATTTATGACTTGATACGCAGGACTATGGAAACACCTTTGGATCGGAACATAGGGGACAGTAGCCAACCCTACCAAAATGAGGACTATCTCACAATCATGATCGCTATTGTGGCGGGTGCCATGGTTGTCATAGTGGTGATATTTGTCACGGTTCTTGTTCGTTGTCGACATGCATCCAGATTCAaagctgcccagaggagcaAGCAAGGTGCTGAGTGGATGTCTCCCAAtcaggaaaacaagcaaaacaagaaaaagaaaaggaagaaaaggaaatctcCAAAGAGCTCTCTTTTGAACTTTGTGACCATTGAGGAGTCCAAACCTGATGATGCAGTTCATGAACCTATCAACGGGACAATAAgccttccagcagagctggaggagcaaAGTATAGGAAGATTTGATTGGGGCACAGCACCACCATCAACCTTTAAGCCTAACAGTCCTGATCTTGCCAAGCATTACAAGTCTGCCTCTCCGCAGTCTGCTTTTCATCTCAAACCTGACACTCCAGTTTCAGTGAAAAAGCACCATGTGATTCAGGAACTCCCGTTGGACAACACCTTTGTTGGTGGTTGTGACACCCTTTCCAAACGCTCTTCCACTAGTTCAGATCACTTCAGTGCCTCAGAGTGCAGTTCCCAAGGAGGCTTCAAGACAAAGGGCCCCTTACACACCAGACAG